A genomic segment from Saprospiraceae bacterium encodes:
- a CDS encoding helix-turn-helix transcriptional regulator yields the protein MNKDAQIPEIDFRNIQQKAFEFNFISADDLLGSGIRHDQPPFRPHRILFYAILFIMEGEGHHFIDFQKYAYRKGSIIFISKEQVQAFEANDQLKAYLMIFTEKFLERSSLGSNLMQQLSLYNYSLYEPILQLEEVDFNIFSELVLRIKEEFDAPDDFATEEIIQSSLKILLCLAERIRKTKLDPQKQSFYFEEFQQFQQLLKVHIYTSRQVKFYADAMQISTKKLNRITYEIMQQPAKNYIDQYLILEIKRFLMNTALSVKQIAYKTGFEAPTNFVKYFKKYEKMTPAAFRKQY from the coding sequence ATGAACAAAGACGCCCAAATACCCGAAATCGATTTTCGCAATATTCAACAAAAGGCCTTTGAGTTTAACTTTATTAGTGCCGATGACCTTTTAGGCTCGGGCATCCGGCATGACCAGCCGCCCTTTCGACCACATCGGATTTTGTTTTATGCTATTCTTTTTATCATGGAGGGCGAAGGCCATCACTTTATCGATTTCCAAAAATACGCCTATCGGAAGGGCAGTATTATCTTTATTTCGAAGGAGCAAGTACAAGCCTTTGAAGCCAACGATCAATTGAAGGCCTACTTGATGATTTTTACCGAAAAGTTCTTGGAGCGCAGCAGCCTGGGGTCCAACCTGATGCAGCAACTCAGTCTGTACAATTATAGCCTGTACGAACCGATTCTACAATTAGAGGAAGTTGATTTCAATATCTTTTCGGAACTCGTGCTGCGCATCAAAGAAGAATTTGATGCCCCGGATGACTTTGCTACCGAAGAAATCATCCAATCTTCCCTCAAAATACTGCTCTGTTTGGCCGAGCGCATTCGGAAAACCAAGCTGGACCCGCAAAAGCAATCTTTTTATTTTGAGGAGTTCCAACAATTTCAGCAATTACTTAAAGTGCATATCTATACGAGTCGCCAGGTAAAGTTTTATGCAGATGCCATGCAGATTTCTACCAAAAAATTGAATCGTATCACTTACGAAATCATGCAACAACCTGCTAAAAATTATATCGACCAGTACCTCATCCTGGAGATCAAACGCTTTTTAATGAATACTGCTCTGAGTGTCAAACAGATAGCTTACAAAACAGGCTTTGAAGCGCCTACCAACTTTGTGAAGTACTTCAAAAAGTACGAGAAAATGACGCCGGCTGCTTTTCGGAAACAATATTAG
- a CDS encoding AAA family ATPase has translation MKLLQNSSPATLRQAANYLFDELSQHAHFTISEKAGVIAQAFQDYLRKKKVKDDFLQSITALNAHPVEQFQLALQWLKAYEAQVQLAAEANDLSEAAYLLLNGQWEEEHVSKAITALKVPALSGEHPLLDGKEYVLHYTAFLRKLTQYQTEELPQYYHFQQRKKELVQQYRNDLRLAEFEPKVLTSFVRNKLIDEVYLSLLGDNLAKQIGTVGAETRTDRMGLLLLLSPPGYGKTTLMEYIANRMGLIFMKINGPAIGHKVVTLDPLAATDRSAQKELEKLNLALEMGDNVMIYIDDIQHCHQEFLQKFISLCDAQRKIEGVWKGQTKTYDLKGKRVCVVMAGNPYTESGERFQVPDMLANRADIYNLGDLIGDNAKVFKLSYIENAMTSNAILARLATKSMEDVYQLVEMLGAGEKTPVSLKRTHTPEELNEYSSVLQKLIKVREVILNVNKAYIQSAGMADAHRTEPPFKLQGSYRNMNKIAEKIVPIMNENELQTLLLSHYEGEAQTLTHGAESNMLKLKEMMGVLSAEEHKRWQHIVTIFQEQQQLHGANAQNPVTQVAVQMNRLNQQISQIRENWKG, from the coding sequence ATGAAGTTATTGCAAAACAGCTCTCCTGCTACGCTCCGCCAGGCTGCCAACTACCTGTTTGATGAACTCAGCCAGCATGCCCATTTCACCATTAGCGAAAAAGCTGGCGTCATAGCTCAGGCCTTTCAGGATTATTTGCGCAAAAAAAAGGTAAAGGACGATTTCCTTCAATCTATAACAGCCCTGAACGCCCATCCAGTCGAACAATTCCAATTGGCGCTCCAATGGCTAAAAGCCTATGAAGCCCAAGTGCAACTAGCTGCAGAGGCAAACGACCTCTCAGAGGCTGCCTACTTGCTACTAAATGGCCAATGGGAGGAGGAACACGTTAGTAAAGCGATTACCGCGCTTAAGGTCCCTGCGCTTAGCGGAGAACACCCGCTTTTAGATGGAAAAGAGTACGTCCTACACTATACTGCTTTCCTTCGCAAGCTTACCCAATATCAGACGGAAGAATTACCCCAATACTACCATTTCCAGCAAAGAAAGAAGGAATTGGTGCAACAATACCGAAACGATCTTCGATTAGCAGAATTTGAGCCTAAGGTCTTGACTTCTTTTGTTCGAAATAAACTCATCGACGAGGTGTACCTTTCACTCCTTGGCGACAACCTGGCCAAACAAATCGGAACGGTAGGTGCCGAAACACGAACAGATCGAATGGGGCTTTTGCTCCTGCTTTCTCCACCTGGTTATGGAAAAACAACCCTGATGGAGTACATAGCCAATCGCATGGGATTGATTTTTATGAAAATAAACGGTCCGGCCATTGGCCATAAGGTGGTCACCCTCGACCCCTTGGCAGCCACAGATCGCTCGGCACAGAAAGAACTCGAAAAGCTCAACCTGGCACTGGAAATGGGAGATAATGTCATGATATATATAGATGATATTCAGCATTGCCACCAGGAATTCCTACAGAAATTTATTTCGCTCTGTGATGCCCAAAGAAAAATAGAAGGTGTATGGAAGGGGCAAACTAAAACCTATGACCTAAAAGGGAAACGGGTTTGTGTGGTAATGGCGGGGAATCCTTATACAGAAAGTGGAGAAAGGTTTCAAGTTCCCGATATGTTGGCCAATAGGGCCGATATCTATAACCTGGGTGACCTGATTGGCGACAATGCCAAGGTCTTTAAACTAAGCTATATTGAAAATGCCATGACTTCCAACGCCATCCTGGCACGATTGGCTACCAAGTCCATGGAGGATGTCTACCAATTGGTAGAAATGTTAGGCGCAGGAGAAAAAACTCCGGTATCATTGAAACGCACCCATACACCAGAGGAATTGAATGAATACAGCTCCGTCCTGCAAAAACTGATAAAGGTTAGGGAGGTCATTCTTAACGTTAATAAAGCTTATATTCAATCCGCAGGTATGGCCGATGCGCACCGTACAGAACCTCCCTTCAAATTACAAGGTTCGTATCGGAATATGAATAAAATAGCCGAAAAAATTGTGCCGATCATGAATGAGAATGAATTGCAGACCCTGTTACTCAGTCATTATGAAGGAGAGGCGCAAACCCTGACCCATGGCGCCGAATCAAATATGCTGAAATTGAAAGAAATGATGGGCGTATTGTCCGCAGAAGAGCACAAAAGATGGCAACACATCGTCACTATCTTTCAGGAGCAACAACAATTACATGGCGCCAATGCTCAAAATCCTGTTACACAGGTCGCTGTACAAATGAATCGCCTGAATCAACAAATCAGTCAAATCAGGGAGAATTGGAAAGGGTAA